A genomic region of Metopolophium dirhodum isolate CAU chromosome 1, ASM1992520v1, whole genome shotgun sequence contains the following coding sequences:
- the LOC132934884 gene encoding metabotropic glycine receptor gives MKIQKSDAMIRTSLLTVQMIIIAFNLVLIVVVINKRKCKTISLSMWTLLVTMIIGSVILDIEVLLQYFTPTLPLCLLAPWLRELGFVIFYGAIDLKLYRILMQFRTRKAHCWTITDKDLLKYLLFGVIVVIVYLTAWTAVSLNFFNEGWVLLIHVETEDGLLYTTCKPQWWNHVTEFGELLILTVGLYYGNSARNARVQFEERRFLFYAIITELTFSTIHNAIRTVYPIPFHQDVTFIAAFFRSLLTNTLALIIIFAPKIWYQKKVNAELRHSAINQELSESLKADMADKDFREMNISEMTSDEIREELSRVYVQMGILRDKTVCKKNPHISKRKGGKKLPHRRFSLQKKGSRDKSSIKIRKKNKELDSSEISETNETNEISKSPEDSVVSNEDVPTVGSGYGICSCNSTTGIHQTTCNEFNDSNDNNYGEGTSSSKFNVLT, from the exons atgaagatTCAAAAATCAGATGCCATGATTCGGACAAGTTTACTGACTGTACAAATGATAATCATCGCTTTCAATCTGGTCCTGATTGTGGTAGTGATCAACAAAAGAAAATGCAAG ACGATTTCATTGAGTATGTGGACGTTATTGGTAACTATGATAATCGGCTCCGTAATATTGGATATTGAA GTTCTCCTCCAATACTTTACACCAACATTACCATTATGCCTTTTAGCGCCATGGCTCCGGGAATTGGGGTTTGTGATATTCTACGGCGCGATCGATCTGAAACTGTATAG GATTCTGATGCAATTTCGTACTAGAAAAGCACACTGTTGGACAATTACTGACAAAGATCTgctgaaatatttattgtttggtGTTATTGTGGTAATTGTCTACCTCACCGCCTGGACTGCAGTTAGTCTTAACTTCTTTAATGAAGGATGGGTCCTCCTGATCCACGTTGAAACCGAAGATGGCTTATTGTATACAACGTGCAAACCTCAGTGGTGGAATCACGTTACAGAATTCG GTGAACTATTGATTTTAACCGTGGGTTTGTATTATGGAAATTCAGCACGTAATGCCCGCGTGCAGTTTGAAGAACGGCGTTTTCTCTTTTACGCAATTATAACGGAATTAACGTTTAGTACTATCCATAATGCTATCCGTACAGTCTATCCAATACCATTCCATCAGGATGTGACATTCATAGCCGCCTTTTTCCGCAGCCTGTTAACAAATACTCTTGCACTGATCATCATATTTGCACCAAAG ATATGGtatcaaaaaaaagttaacGCTGAACTCCGACATTCCGCTATAAATCAAGAACTTTCAGAATCATTAAAAGCTGATATGGCAGATAAGGACTTCAGAGAAATGAACATATCTGAAATGACTTCAGATGAAATAAgg GAAGAACTCAGTCGAGTCTATGTACAAATGGGAATATTACGGGATAAAACTGTATGTAAGAAAAACCCTCATATATCTAAACGAAAAGGTGGAAAGAAATTGCCACATAGACGATTTTCATTACAG AAGAAAGGAAGCAGAGACAAG TCATCCattaaaattcgaaaaaaaaataaagaactaGATTCATCTGAAATAAGTGAAACAAATGAGACAAATGAAATATCCAAATCTCCGGAAGACTCAGTGGTCAGCAATGAAGACGTTCCTACCGTTGGAAGTGGGTATGGTATTTGTAGTTGTAATTCAACGACGGGAATACATCAGACTACTTGCAACGAATTTAATGACAGTAATG ATAACAACTATGGTGAAGGAACATCGAGTTCAAAATTCAACGTGCTGACTTGA
- the LOC132951312 gene encoding zinc finger BED domain-containing protein 5-like produces MDQWLKTGAIKKLDQVGENIHLTSISQDLAKDLLQHTENAQSSVLQKGKKRKYTDEYVKYGFSYVGDFDYPKPKCIVCGEILSNSCMKPSLLLRHLETKHADYKNKGCDFFKRLARNNENTSILTSYIKPANKDNQNAIEASYRIAKCGKNHTIAENLIFPCIKDTVQCMFGEENVKKINSIPLSNNTISRRIQDMSEDIELTVIDRIKNSNIFAIQVDESTDVTNFAVLLVIARYLNNNEVEENVLLCHLLSERTTGEDIFNAIDFYFKKMSINWSNCCGLCTDGGKSMSGIYSGLRGRVMKIVPNINWSHCCIHRQSLASKNLPGELKLVLDEAVKLVNFIKARSTNSRIFKALCEEMMSPQLKFTFSHRS; encoded by the coding sequence ATGGATCAATGGTTAAAAACTGGTGCAATAAAAAAACTAGACCAAGTTGgagaaaatattcatttaacaAGTATATCTCAAGACTTAGCTAAAGATTTGTTACAACATACAGAAAATGCACAGTCTTCAGTTCTTCAAAAAGGTAAAAAGAGAAAATACACTGatgaatatgtaaaatatgGATTTTCATATGTAGGAGATTTTGACTATCCTAAACCTAAGTGTATTGTGTGTGGTGAAATATTGTCGAATAGCTGCATGAAACCTTCTCTGCTCTTGAGACATTTAGAAACAAAACATGccgattataaaaataaaggatgtgatttttttaaacgtttagcTAGAAATAATGAGAATACATCGATTTTGACATCATACATAAAGCCAGCTAATAAAGATAACCAAAACGCGATTGAAGCTAGTTATCGTATTGCAAAATGTGGTAAGAATCATACAATAgctgaaaatttgatttttcctTGTATAAAAGATACCGTTCAGTGTATGTTTGGAGAAGAGAACGTAAAAAAGATAAACAGTATTCCTCtttcaaataatacaatttctcGTCGAATTCAGGATATGTCTGAAGATATTGAGTTGACAGTAATAGATAGAATAAAAAACAGTAACATTTTCGCTATTCAAGTTGATGAAAGCACCGATGTTACCAATTTCGCAGTTTTACTTGTTATTGcaaggtatttaaataataatgaagtcGAAGAAAATGTTTTGCTTTGTCATTTATTGTCTGAACGCACAACTGGTGAAGACATATTCAAtgctattgatttttatttcaaaaaaatgagtATTAATTGGTCCAATTGTTGTGGACTATGTACCGATGGTGGAAAGTCAATGTCGGGTATATATTCTGGTCTTCGAGGTCGCGTTATGAAAATAGTTCCTAATATAAACTGGAGTCATTGTTGTATTCATCGACAGAGTTTAGCATCTAAAAACCTTCCAGGGGAACTAAAACTCGTTCTTGATGAAGCtgttaaattagttaattttataaaagcaAGGTCTACAAATTCGAGAATATTTAAAGCTTTATGCGAAGAAATGATGAGTCCTCAACTCAAGTTTACTTTTTCACACAGAAGTTAG
- the LOC132951300 gene encoding protein FAM200A-like, translating to MSREMKKNIIEHLEGLKLSFKKYFSKPEKENNWISNPFNEEFFQEATSLSIVEKENLIELSCDTTLKNEFKRKQLINFWVDIRNEYKRLSDKAIEFLLPFISTELVERAFSSYIFIKNKYRNKLNAAPDLRLYLASFEPDIKKLCNLKQGQGSH from the coding sequence ATGTCTCGGGAAATGAAGAAAAACATAATTGAACATCTGGAAGGGTTaaaattatcattcaaaaaatactTTTCCAAACctgaaaaagaaaacaattggATTTCAAATCCTTTTAATGAAGAATTCTTTCAAGAAGCTACATCTTTATCTATCGTAGAAAAAGAAAACTTGATAGAACTTTCATGTGACACAACTTTAAAAAATGAGTTCAAAAGAAAACAACTTATTAATTTTTGGGTAGATATTAGAAACGAATATAAGCGACTCTCTGACAAGGCAATTGAGTTCCTATTGCCATTTATTAGTACGGAGTTGGTCGAAAGAGCGTTttcttcatatatttttattaaaaataagtatagaaaTAAACTAAACGCAGCTCCAGATTTAAGATTATATCTCGCATCATTTGAACCTGACATTAAAAAACTATGTAATTTGAAACAAGGTCAAGGATCTcactaa
- the LOC132951321 gene encoding uncharacterized protein LOC132951321 yields MERILLEHASCLCEKVDGCLASEGINWKFNPPAPPHFDGIWESAVKTAKFHLTRVVRGISLTLSELQTLLCQIEACMNCRPLTPMSSDPNDLELITPAHFLIGGPLIFHPELVIEKKEITALRRWKLVQGLLQSFWNRWYAEYIPQLQIRQKWTSGSRPLAVNDVVIIKEDNLAPTRWKLARVVKVHPGKDWTLVRVVTVKLANGSDLTRPVVKLCRLPIDQTDEVEK; encoded by the coding sequence ATGGAACGAATTTTATTGGAGCACGCTAGCTGTTTATGTGAGAAGGTTGATGGTTGTCTAGCATCAGAAGGAATAAATTGGAAGTTTAATCCACCCGCACCGCCACATTTTGACGGAATATGGGAGAGCGCAGTAAAAACCGCCAAATTCCACCTCACAAGGGTAGTAAGGGGCATCTCTTTGACCCTGAGTGAATTGCAAACACTATTATGCCAAATAGAAGCATGCATGAATTGTCGGCCCCTTACCCCCATGAGTAGCGATCCCAATGATTTGGAACTAATCACTCCTGCTCATTTCTTAATAGGAGGCCCGTTAATATTCCATCCAGAACTAGTGATCGAAAAAAAGGAGATAACAGCGTTAAGACGATGGAAGCTAGTTCAAGGGCTGCTTCAGAGCTTCTGGAACAGGTGGTACGCGGAATATATCCCACAGCTCCAAATACGGCAAAAATGGACGTCAGGATCGAGGCCACTAGCCGTAAATGATGTAGTAATCATCAAAGAAGATAACTTAGCACCTACAAGATGGAAGCTAGCACGTGTTGTGAAGGTGCATCCTGGTAAGGATTGGACCCTCGTTCGGGTGGTTACAGTAAAATTAGCTAATGGTTCAGATCTAACCAGACCGGTAGTGAAACTATGCCGCTTGCCCATTGATCAAACTGACGAGgttgaaaaatga